Proteins encoded by one window of Dryocola sp. LX212:
- the yhjD gene encoding inner membrane protein YhjD — MMPDNQEKRPTDSLDYEPVAQFQTDPKPAAAPAEQPDNADPLVKIKTSNATVNHTIDTVNKTVRRPMFAHLIRAAERFNDRLGNQFGAAITYFSFLSLIPIMMVAFAAGGYVLASHPTLLQDIFNKIFTNVSDPTLAATLKNIINTAVQQRTTVGLVGLLIALYSGINWMGNLREAVRAQSRDRWERNPKDEEKFWVKYLRDFISLIGLLVALVVTLSITSIAGSAQATIISFLHLDSIEWLKPAWHLIGLAISIAANYLLFFWIFWRLPRHRPRKKALIRGTFIAAIGFEVIKIIMTYSLPKLVSSPSGAAFGSVLGLMAFFYFFARLTLFCAAWIATAEYKDDPRMPGKTHK; from the coding sequence TTGATGCCGGATAATCAGGAAAAACGTCCTACCGATTCGCTCGATTACGAGCCGGTCGCCCAGTTTCAGACGGACCCCAAACCCGCAGCCGCGCCTGCGGAACAGCCGGACAACGCGGACCCGCTGGTAAAAATCAAGACCAGCAACGCGACGGTTAACCACACCATTGATACCGTGAACAAAACGGTCAGACGACCGATGTTTGCCCATCTGATACGCGCAGCCGAACGTTTCAACGACCGGCTGGGCAATCAGTTCGGGGCGGCGATCACCTACTTCTCGTTCCTGTCGCTCATCCCCATCATGATGGTGGCCTTCGCCGCTGGCGGGTATGTTCTCGCCTCTCACCCGACGCTGCTGCAGGATATCTTCAACAAGATTTTCACCAACGTCAGCGACCCCACGCTTGCGGCAACGCTGAAGAATATTATTAATACCGCCGTGCAGCAGCGCACCACGGTCGGGCTGGTCGGCCTGCTGATTGCGCTTTACTCAGGCATCAACTGGATGGGAAATCTGCGCGAGGCGGTGCGCGCACAGTCGCGTGACAGGTGGGAGCGCAATCCAAAGGACGAGGAAAAATTTTGGGTGAAATATCTGCGCGATTTTATCTCGCTGATTGGCCTGCTGGTGGCGCTGGTCGTCACGCTTTCCATTACGTCGATTGCCGGTTCGGCGCAGGCGACCATCATTAGTTTCCTGCATCTGGACAGCATTGAGTGGCTGAAACCGGCCTGGCACCTGATCGGCCTCGCCATTTCTATTGCCGCCAACTACCTGCTGTTCTTCTGGATTTTCTGGCGTCTGCCGCGCCACCGCCCGCGTAAAAAGGCGCTGATACGCGGCACGTTTATTGCCGCCATCGGCTTTGAGGTGATTAAAATCATCATGACCTACAGCCTGCCAAAACTGGTCAGCTCGCCATCCGGCGCGGCCTTTGGCTCCGTGCTGGGGCTGATGGCTTTCTTCTATTTCTTCGCCCGCTTAACGCTGTTCTGCGCGGCGTGGATTGCCACGGCGGAGTACAAAGACGACCCGAGGATGCCCGGGAAAACCCATAAATAA
- a CDS encoding DUF1127 domain-containing protein, whose product MGFEENRARRPFYGFIMIYQYFRHKRLLRQTERTLQKLSKEQLRDIGLTPDDLSRRK is encoded by the coding sequence ATGGGCTTTGAAGAAAACCGCGCTCGCAGACCGTTCTATGGCTTCATTATGATCTACCAGTATTTTCGGCACAAAAGGCTGCTGCGCCAGACGGAGCGCACATTACAGAAGCTGAGTAAGGAACAATTAAGAGACATTGGACTGACGCCGGATGACCTATCACGCAGGAAATAA
- a CDS encoding STY4199 family HEPN domain-containing protein, protein MTSTAQLLTRDKFETCLSVIRKASLQILPLLRIRVAEGKDPQWFYQQLELARQGIGSWGAVARRLNLNDAEISQFTLSLRHLQQLVPQYESGQEVSDNQLIAALRFIGFLELVRSKQPLLSYSTELAGEDAGLQNTAKRQIRALELMLRGVINGAWGSQTQLVNQLKTQFGAEKVRRWLKNAERGDILSGMRFGELAQLLVDKKEFARHYAALYQTSPQLSLFIDRRKTLQTFLDDVRLIRNDLLEQRPLTSAQATLLDNYYYEISGAIQKACDEGRMPVNPRALLSCDEDELDDYITRAHRRHEVTGGDTEEIKDAIERPDLRNADKQRDVADTASVALWAMVGIGVIGIVIFILTIVNDMNSEPQDNRTPQVTASVMAAEHAPENVSPRDMLANMGMTWDENSLRSAIARGDSRIIKLFMQGGMNWKASFAEPALAADYREALTTLLQYRSQMDEPRPCRRMISTIAQAMNDGQSLTPKREEFLQAFCSTPGTIKRQKEELERALLRQAAAQKRSVGAKGQDAPVDDSEVRIQQAIYNAIK, encoded by the coding sequence ATGACCAGCACCGCACAGCTGCTGACACGGGATAAGTTTGAGACTTGCCTGAGCGTGATACGTAAGGCGTCATTACAGATCCTCCCGCTTTTAAGAATTCGCGTTGCCGAAGGCAAGGACCCACAGTGGTTTTATCAGCAGCTTGAGCTGGCCCGCCAGGGGATAGGCAGCTGGGGAGCGGTGGCCCGGCGGCTCAATCTGAACGACGCTGAAATTTCGCAGTTCACCCTTTCTCTACGCCACCTCCAGCAGCTTGTTCCGCAGTATGAAAGCGGGCAGGAGGTCAGCGATAACCAGCTGATTGCCGCCCTGCGCTTTATTGGTTTTCTGGAGCTGGTGCGCAGTAAACAGCCGTTGCTGAGCTATTCAACCGAGCTGGCCGGGGAGGATGCGGGCCTGCAAAATACGGCGAAGCGGCAGATTCGCGCTCTTGAGCTGATGCTGCGCGGGGTGATTAACGGCGCCTGGGGGAGCCAGACGCAGCTGGTAAACCAGCTGAAAACGCAGTTCGGCGCGGAAAAAGTCAGGCGCTGGCTTAAAAACGCCGAGCGGGGCGATATTCTCAGCGGCATGCGCTTTGGCGAGCTGGCCCAGCTGCTGGTGGATAAAAAAGAGTTCGCCCGCCACTACGCCGCGCTTTATCAGACTTCGCCGCAGCTGAGCCTGTTTATCGATCGGCGTAAAACGCTGCAAACCTTCCTCGATGACGTCCGCCTGATCCGTAACGATCTTCTGGAGCAGCGCCCGTTAACCAGCGCACAGGCCACGCTGCTTGATAACTATTACTACGAGATAAGCGGTGCGATCCAGAAAGCCTGCGACGAAGGGCGTATGCCGGTGAATCCTCGCGCTCTGCTCTCCTGCGACGAAGACGAACTGGACGATTATATTACCCGCGCCCACAGACGGCATGAGGTGACGGGCGGCGACACGGAAGAGATCAAAGACGCCATCGAACGGCCGGACCTGCGTAATGCGGATAAGCAGCGGGACGTAGCCGATACCGCATCCGTTGCGCTGTGGGCCATGGTGGGGATAGGCGTTATCGGCATCGTGATATTTATCCTCACTATCGTGAACGATATGAACAGCGAGCCGCAGGATAACCGCACACCTCAGGTCACCGCGTCAGTAATGGCGGCGGAGCACGCCCCGGAAAACGTCAGCCCAAGGGATATGCTGGCGAATATGGGCATGACCTGGGATGAAAACAGCCTGCGTTCAGCCATTGCGCGCGGGGATTCGCGCATCATAAAGCTGTTTATGCAAGGGGGAATGAACTGGAAAGCCTCCTTCGCAGAGCCTGCCCTTGCCGCAGACTACCGGGAGGCATTGACCACCCTGCTTCAGTATCGCTCGCAGATGGACGAGCCGCGCCCGTGCCGCAGAATGATATCGACTATCGCGCAGGCGATGAACGACGGGCAGAGCCTGACGCCGAAGCGGGAGGAGTTTTTACAGGCATTTTGCAGCACGCCCGGGACGATAAAGCGGCAGAAGGAAGAGCTTGAAAGAGCGCTGCTGCGGCAGGCGGCGGCACAAAAACGCAGCGTCGGAGCTAAAGGGCAGGACGCCCCCGTGGATGACAGCGAAGTCCGCATCCAGCAGGCTATTTATAATGCGATTAAGTGA
- a CDS encoding SDR family NAD(P)-dependent oxidoreductase: protein MKQTIAIVTGGSRGLGKNAALKLAARGINILLTYNSKQQEAQDVVRELELKGVKAVAIPLNVGESASFAAFTAEVKQQLHDVWQRDSFDYLVNNAGIGLDASYEKTTEAQFDELMNIHLKGPFFLTQHLLPLMKNGGRILNVSTGLTRFAFPGKAAYATMKGAMEVLTKYQAKELGERGISVNIIAPGAIATDFGGGVVRDNEQVHKAIAEHTALGRVGQPDDIGDAIAAILSDEMGWANAQRIEVSGGMML, encoded by the coding sequence ATGAAACAAACCATCGCAATAGTGACCGGCGGCAGCCGTGGGTTAGGGAAAAACGCCGCGCTGAAGCTGGCGGCCAGGGGCATTAATATTCTCCTCACCTATAACAGCAAGCAGCAAGAAGCGCAGGACGTTGTGCGTGAACTTGAGCTTAAAGGCGTGAAAGCGGTAGCCATTCCGCTGAACGTCGGCGAAAGCGCCAGCTTCGCGGCCTTTACGGCGGAAGTGAAACAGCAGCTGCATGATGTGTGGCAGCGCGACTCGTTTGATTATTTAGTAAACAACGCCGGTATTGGGCTGGACGCGTCGTACGAAAAAACGACGGAGGCGCAGTTCGATGAATTAATGAACATCCACCTGAAGGGGCCTTTCTTCCTGACTCAGCACCTGCTGCCGCTGATGAAAAACGGCGGGCGCATTCTGAACGTCTCCACGGGGCTGACCCGCTTCGCATTCCCTGGCAAGGCTGCATACGCCACCATGAAAGGGGCGATGGAAGTGCTGACGAAGTATCAGGCCAAAGAACTAGGCGAACGCGGTATCTCGGTAAATATCATTGCGCCGGGGGCGATTGCCACAGATTTTGGCGGCGGCGTCGTGCGGGATAATGAGCAGGTGCACAAGGCAATTGCGGAACATACCGCCCTGGGCCGCGTCGGCCAGCCGGATGATATCGGCGATGCTATTGCGGCAATTCTGAGCGATGAAATGGGCTGGGCCAACGCGCAGCGTATCGAGGTATCCGGCGGGATGATGCTGTAG
- a CDS encoding MFS transporter, protein MQASIATSIDTETESTPVNSRGKVVVASLVGTAIEFFDFYIYATAAVIVFPHIFFPQGDPTAATLQSLATFAIAFVARPIGSALFGHFGDRVGRKVTLVASLLTMGVSTVIIGLLPGYETIGVLAPMLLALARFGQGLGLGGEWGGAALLATENAPKGKRALYGSFPQLGAPIGFFFANGTFLLLSWLLTDEQFMSWGWRVPFILSAVLVIIGLYVRVSLHETPVFAKIAKAGKQVKVPMGTLLSKHLKATILGTFIMLATYTLFYIMTVYSMTYSTAAIPVGLGFSRNDVLWMLMMAVIGFGVMVPIAGYLADAFGRRKCMIVITSLMIIFALCLFQPLLGSGSEALVMAFLLIGLSLMGLTFGPMGALLPELFPTEVRYTGASFSYNVASILGASVAPYIATWLQSNYGLFYVGVYLAGMSVLTLIALLLTKETRHQSL, encoded by the coding sequence ATGCAAGCATCTATTGCCACATCTATCGATACCGAGACTGAGAGCACGCCGGTCAACTCACGGGGAAAAGTGGTCGTTGCCTCTCTGGTCGGCACGGCCATTGAGTTCTTCGACTTCTATATCTATGCCACCGCAGCGGTGATTGTCTTCCCGCACATCTTCTTCCCACAGGGTGACCCGACGGCCGCCACGCTACAGTCGCTGGCGACCTTTGCCATCGCCTTCGTCGCCCGCCCGATTGGCTCCGCGCTGTTTGGTCACTTCGGCGACCGCGTGGGCCGCAAGGTGACGCTGGTTGCCTCGCTGCTGACCATGGGCGTCTCCACGGTAATTATTGGCCTGCTGCCGGGCTATGAAACTATCGGCGTGCTGGCCCCGATGCTGCTGGCGCTGGCGCGCTTTGGTCAGGGGCTTGGCCTGGGCGGGGAATGGGGCGGTGCCGCGTTGCTGGCAACGGAGAACGCGCCAAAGGGTAAACGTGCGCTGTATGGCTCCTTCCCGCAGCTCGGCGCGCCAATCGGCTTCTTCTTTGCCAACGGCACCTTCCTGCTGCTCTCCTGGCTGCTGACCGACGAACAGTTCATGTCATGGGGCTGGCGCGTGCCGTTTATCCTCTCTGCGGTGCTGGTGATTATCGGCCTGTACGTTCGCGTCTCGCTGCATGAAACGCCGGTATTTGCCAAAATCGCCAAAGCGGGCAAGCAGGTGAAAGTGCCGATGGGCACGCTGCTCAGCAAGCATCTGAAAGCGACGATTCTGGGCACGTTTATCATGCTCGCCACCTACACGCTGTTCTATATCATGACGGTGTATTCCATGACCTACAGCACCGCCGCTATCCCGGTGGGCCTGGGCTTCTCGCGCAACGACGTGCTGTGGATGCTGATGATGGCGGTAATTGGGTTTGGCGTGATGGTGCCGATTGCGGGCTACCTGGCGGATGCCTTTGGCCGCCGCAAGTGCATGATTGTGATTACCAGCCTGATGATTATCTTTGCGCTTTGCCTGTTCCAGCCGCTGCTGGGCTCGGGGAGCGAAGCGCTGGTGATGGCGTTCCTGCTGATTGGCCTGAGCCTGATGGGCCTGACGTTCGGCCCGATGGGCGCGCTGCTGCCGGAGCTTTTCCCGACGGAAGTGCGCTACACCGGTGCGTCGTTCTCTTATAACGTGGCGTCGATTCTGGGCGCATCCGTCGCGCCGTATATCGCCACCTGGCTGCAGTCCAACTACGGCCTGTTCTACGTCGGTGTCTATCTGGCGGGCATGTCCGTTTTGACGCTGATTGCGCTGCTGCTGACCAAAGAGACTCGTCACCAGTCGCTGTAA
- a CDS encoding PLP-dependent aminotransferase family protein → MTRYQHLATLLAERIEQGLYRSGERLPSVRSLSSEHGVSISTVQQAYHLLEDRQLISPQPRSGYFVTHRKAQPPVPPLTRPVQRPVEITQWDAVLEQLSAREEREMVPLGSGNPDVSQPTMKPLWRELGRIAQYQNPELLGYDSLYGMRALRQQISRLMLDSGCVVNSDDILITNGCHEALSIAIRAVCEPGDIVAVESPSFHGTMQMLRAYGVKVVEIPTDSVTGISVEALELALEQWPIKAVILVPTCNNPLGFIMPEARKKAVFCLAQRFDIAIIEDDVYGETAYEYPRPMTIKYLDIDGRVLLCSSFSKTLSPGLRVGWIVPGRYLDRALHTKYIGTGSTGTIAQYAVAEFIRNGHYHRHLRRMRQIYHRNLEEFTCRVRQYFPCGICVSRPQGGFIMWVEMPENIDLVPICCALREQGIQMVAGSLLSASGKYRNCLRLNYALPIDAALEAALRTTGEALGHVLENA, encoded by the coding sequence ATGACGCGCTACCAACATCTTGCCACTTTGCTGGCGGAACGCATCGAACAGGGGCTATACCGTAGCGGCGAGCGGCTGCCCTCGGTGCGCAGCCTGAGCAGCGAGCACGGCGTCAGTATCAGCACCGTTCAGCAGGCCTACCATCTTCTGGAGGATCGCCAGCTTATTTCACCCCAGCCGCGCTCCGGCTATTTCGTCACCCATCGCAAAGCCCAGCCTCCCGTCCCGCCTCTGACCCGTCCGGTACAGCGCCCCGTAGAAATCACCCAGTGGGATGCCGTGCTCGAACAGCTCTCGGCCAGGGAAGAGCGTGAAATGGTGCCGTTGGGCAGCGGCAATCCTGACGTCTCCCAGCCCACTATGAAACCGCTATGGCGAGAGCTTGGGCGCATTGCCCAGTATCAGAACCCTGAGCTGCTCGGCTACGACAGCCTTTACGGGATGCGCGCCCTGCGCCAGCAGATCTCCCGGCTGATGCTCGACAGCGGCTGCGTGGTCAACAGCGACGATATCCTCATCACCAACGGCTGCCACGAAGCGCTGTCCATTGCCATTCGCGCCGTGTGCGAGCCGGGCGATATCGTGGCCGTCGAGTCTCCGTCGTTTCACGGCACCATGCAGATGCTGCGCGCCTACGGCGTTAAGGTGGTCGAGATCCCCACCGACTCCGTCACCGGCATCAGCGTGGAGGCGCTGGAGCTGGCGCTCGAGCAGTGGCCGATCAAAGCGGTGATACTTGTCCCCACCTGTAATAACCCGCTCGGTTTTATCATGCCCGAAGCGCGCAAAAAGGCGGTGTTCTGCCTGGCCCAGCGCTTTGATATCGCGATTATCGAAGATGACGTGTACGGCGAGACGGCCTACGAATATCCGCGGCCTATGACCATCAAGTATCTGGATATCGACGGCCGCGTGCTGCTGTGCAGCTCTTTCTCCAAAACGCTCTCACCGGGGCTGCGCGTAGGCTGGATTGTGCCGGGGCGCTACCTTGACCGCGCTTTGCATACGAAATACATCGGTACGGGCAGCACGGGCACGATTGCACAATACGCGGTAGCTGAGTTTATCCGCAACGGCCATTACCATCGCCATCTGCGCCGCATGCGGCAGATTTACCATCGTAACCTTGAAGAGTTCACCTGCCGGGTGCGGCAATACTTCCCGTGTGGCATCTGCGTCAGCCGTCCGCAGGGGGGGTTTATCATGTGGGTGGAAATGCCGGAAAATATCGATCTGGTTCCCATCTGCTGCGCGCTGCGCGAGCAGGGCATTCAGATGGTGGCGGGATCGCTGCTGTCGGCCTCCGGAAAATATCGCAATTGTCTGCGTCTGAACTATGCTTTGCCGATCGATGCCGCCCTTGAAGCGGCGCTGCGCACAACGGGTGAGGCGCTGGGCCATGTGCTGGAAAACGCTTAG
- a CDS encoding YdeI family stress tolerance OB fold protein — MKKVLVIAGFTALFSCSVLADDQGGLKTDAAPPSPHAMDKGYRGMEDAQGMTVVQAKAMHDGASVSLTGNLIKKTGEDRYQFRDKSGTLDVSIPLAVFDGRSIQPDQLVAINGTLDKKQKPAVMKVDHLQKQ, encoded by the coding sequence ATGAAGAAAGTTCTGGTTATTGCAGGATTCACCGCCTTATTCAGCTGCTCTGTACTGGCCGACGATCAGGGTGGGCTAAAAACGGACGCCGCCCCACCGTCACCGCATGCGATGGATAAAGGCTATCGCGGCATGGAAGACGCGCAGGGGATGACCGTGGTGCAGGCGAAGGCAATGCATGACGGCGCCAGCGTCTCGCTGACCGGTAACCTGATTAAGAAAACGGGGGAAGATCGGTACCAGTTCAGAGACAAGAGCGGCACCCTGGACGTCAGCATCCCGCTGGCAGTGTTTGATGGCCGCAGCATACAGCCCGACCAGCTGGTTGCTATTAACGGCACGCTGGATAAAAAGCAGAAGCCCGCCGTGATGAAAGTGGATCACCTGCAGAAGCAGTAG
- a CDS encoding LysR family transcriptional regulator, which yields MDKIQAMQLFIRVAELESFTRAADTLGLPKGSVSRQIQALESALGTRLLYRTTRRVQLTQDGMVYYERCRDLLANLEELDGLFLHDPSTISGRLRVDMPVSLARNLVLNKLPAFLQQYPGIELELSSSDRLVDVVREGFDCVVRVGHLKDSGLVARPVGKLTQVNCASPDYLARFGYPDSLEDLASHAVVHYAVNLGTRPQGFEVWEEKSARWIKTGGVITVNSTETYQAACLAGLGIIQAPRIGLKEHLKSKKLIEILPQYRAAPLPVSLLYPHRRNLSRRVHLFMEWLTGAMKSYVD from the coding sequence GTGGATAAAATACAGGCAATGCAGCTGTTCATCAGGGTGGCTGAACTGGAGAGTTTTACCCGTGCCGCCGACACCCTCGGGCTACCTAAAGGTAGCGTATCCCGGCAGATCCAGGCGCTGGAAAGCGCGCTGGGCACACGTTTACTCTATCGCACCACCCGCCGGGTACAGTTAACCCAGGACGGTATGGTCTATTACGAACGCTGTCGGGATCTGCTCGCCAACCTTGAAGAGCTGGATGGTCTTTTTTTGCACGATCCCTCCACCATCAGCGGACGTCTGCGCGTGGACATGCCCGTGTCGCTGGCCAGAAATCTGGTGTTGAACAAACTGCCGGCTTTTTTGCAGCAGTATCCGGGGATTGAACTGGAGCTAAGTAGCAGCGACAGGCTGGTTGATGTGGTGCGGGAAGGTTTTGACTGCGTGGTACGCGTTGGACACCTGAAGGATTCAGGTCTGGTGGCACGCCCGGTTGGCAAACTGACGCAGGTTAACTGTGCCAGCCCGGACTATCTGGCGCGCTTCGGCTACCCGGATTCACTGGAGGATCTCGCCTCACATGCCGTGGTGCATTACGCCGTCAATCTCGGCACCCGCCCGCAGGGGTTTGAGGTCTGGGAGGAGAAATCAGCTCGGTGGATAAAAACCGGCGGGGTGATCACCGTCAACAGCACGGAGACGTACCAGGCCGCGTGTCTGGCCGGGCTGGGGATTATTCAGGCGCCGCGGATCGGCCTGAAAGAGCACCTCAAAAGCAAAAAACTCATTGAGATCCTGCCCCAGTATCGTGCGGCTCCCCTGCCCGTTTCGCTGCTGTATCCCCATCGCCGCAACCTGTCGCGGCGGGTACATTTGTTTATGGAATGGCTCACCGGGGCAATGAAATCCTATGTCGATTAG
- a CDS encoding AsmA family protein has translation MTRTGKIISAVVGVLLLLVVVAIIVIATFDWNRLKPTINQKVSTELNRPFAIRGDLGVAWERNKEETGWRSWVPWPHVHAEDIILGNPPEIPEVTMVHLPRVDATLAPLALLTKTVYIPWIKLVQPDARIIRLSEKTNNWTFKLAGDDKKDPNAQPSAWSFRMDNILFDKGRISVDDKVSKADMVILVDPLGKPLPFNEVSGAKPTGKDAAKAGDYVFGLKVNGRYNGEPIEGTGKIGGMLALRSEGDTAFPVQADVRSGNSRVVLIGTVNDPMKMGGVDLRLKFSGDSLGNLYDLTGVLLPDTPPFETDGHLLAKIDTEKGSVFRYLNFNGRIGDSDIHGSLTYSQGKPRPKLEGDLESKQLRLADLGPLIGVDSGKGAQQSKKSEEKKGEKTVQPADKVLPYDRFETDKWDVMDADVRFKGGRIEHSGTLPLSDLSTHVILKNADLRLQPLKFGMAGGTISANIHLEGDKKPMQGRADIQARRLQLKQLMPKVESMQKTLGELNGDADLRGQGNSIAALLGSSDGNLKLLMNDGLISRNLMEIVGLNVGNYIVGAIFGDDEVRINCAAANLDLRNGVATPRIFAFDTENALINVTGTTNFASERLDLTIDPESKGIRIMTLRSPLYVRGTFKNPDAGVKPGPLIARGAVAAALATLVTPAAALLALVSPSEGDENQCRNILGQMKK, from the coding sequence ATGACAAGAACCGGCAAAATTATCAGTGCAGTCGTCGGGGTTTTATTGTTGTTGGTTGTGGTGGCAATCATCGTGATTGCGACGTTTGACTGGAACCGGCTCAAACCGACCATCAACCAAAAAGTCTCGACGGAGCTCAACCGCCCCTTCGCCATACGCGGGGATTTAGGGGTCGCGTGGGAGCGTAATAAAGAGGAAACCGGCTGGCGCAGCTGGGTGCCCTGGCCGCACGTTCATGCCGAAGATATTATTCTGGGTAATCCCCCGGAAATTCCTGAAGTCACCATGGTGCACCTGCCCCGCGTAGATGCCACTCTTGCGCCGCTGGCGCTGCTCACTAAAACCGTCTATATCCCGTGGATCAAGCTGGTGCAGCCTGATGCGCGGATCATCCGTCTTTCCGAAAAGACCAATAACTGGACGTTTAAGCTGGCGGGGGATGACAAAAAAGACCCGAACGCGCAGCCGTCCGCCTGGTCTTTCCGCATGGACAATATCCTGTTCGATAAAGGGCGCATCTCCGTTGACGATAAGGTCAGCAAGGCGGATATGGTGATCCTGGTCGACCCGCTAGGCAAACCTCTGCCGTTTAATGAAGTCTCCGGGGCGAAGCCAACCGGAAAAGACGCCGCGAAAGCGGGCGACTACGTGTTTGGCCTGAAGGTAAACGGGCGCTACAACGGCGAGCCAATCGAAGGGACGGGGAAAATCGGCGGCATGCTGGCGCTGCGCAGCGAAGGCGACACGGCCTTCCCGGTGCAGGCTGACGTTCGCTCCGGCAATTCCCGCGTCGTGCTTATCGGGACCGTGAACGACCCGATGAAAATGGGCGGCGTGGACCTGAGGCTGAAGTTCTCCGGCGACTCGCTGGGCAACCTCTACGATCTGACCGGCGTGCTGCTGCCGGATACGCCGCCGTTTGAAACGGACGGCCACCTGCTGGCGAAAATCGATACCGAAAAGGGTTCGGTCTTCCGCTATCTGAACTTCAACGGCCGCATTGGCGACAGCGATATCCACGGCTCGCTGACCTATTCGCAGGGCAAGCCGCGTCCGAAGCTTGAAGGCGACCTGGAGTCGAAACAGCTGCGGCTGGCAGATTTAGGGCCGCTGATTGGCGTGGATTCCGGCAAGGGCGCGCAGCAGAGCAAGAAATCCGAAGAGAAGAAGGGCGAGAAAACGGTTCAGCCTGCGGACAAAGTTCTGCCGTACGACCGTTTCGAAACGGATAAATGGGACGTGATGGACGCGGACGTGCGCTTCAAAGGCGGCCGCATCGAACACAGCGGCACCCTGCCGCTGAGCGATCTCTCTACGCACGTGATCCTGAAGAATGCCGACCTGCGCCTCCAGCCGCTGAAATTTGGCATGGCGGGGGGGACCATCAGCGCCAATATTCATCTGGAAGGGGATAAGAAGCCGATGCAGGGGCGGGCGGACATTCAGGCGCGCCGTCTGCAGCTTAAGCAGCTGATGCCAAAAGTAGAATCCATGCAGAAAACCCTCGGCGAGCTGAACGGCGATGCGGATCTTCGCGGCCAGGGCAACTCCATTGCAGCGCTGCTTGGCAGCAGTGACGGGAACCTCAAGCTGCTGATGAACGACGGGCTGATCAGCCGTAACCTGATGGAAATTGTTGGCCTTAACGTCGGGAACTACATCGTCGGGGCAATCTTTGGCGATGACGAGGTGCGCATCAACTGCGCCGCCGCGAACCTTGATTTACGCAACGGGGTGGCAACGCCGCGCATCTTCGCCTTTGATACCGAAAACGCGCTGATCAACGTGACGGGAACGACTAACTTCGCCAGCGAGCGGCTTGATCTGACCATCGACCCGGAGAGCAAAGGGATCCGCATCATGACCCTGCGCTCGCCGCTCTACGTGCGCGGCACGTTCAAAAATCCGGATGCGGGCGTGAAGCCCGGGCCGCTGATTGCCCGTGGCGCAGTCGCCGCCGCGCTGGCAACGCTGGTCACCCCGGCCGCCGCGCTGCTGGCGCTAGTCTCGCCGTCTGAAGGGGATGAAAACCAGTGCCGTAATATTCTGGGGCAGATGAAGAAGTGA
- a CDS encoding type II toxin-antitoxin system CcdA family antitoxin, whose translation MEQGKKPDRCIKPFVELKSKYIKQQHWKEHNREGLQELNRITEISGNFANEHRKF comes from the coding sequence ATGGAGCAAGGAAAGAAACCAGATCGTTGCATAAAACCATTTGTCGAATTGAAAAGTAAATACATAAAACAGCAACATTGGAAGGAACATAACCGTGAGGGGCTTCAGGAGCTAAACCGTATTACAGAGATAAGCGGGAACTTTGCGAATGAACACCGGAAATTTTGA
- the pdeH gene encoding cyclic-guanylate-specific phosphodiesterase: MKLKQITHRLNTAEASIESLQERRFWLQCQRKYTFQPIYKIDGTLMAVELLTVVTHPGEEGMRIPPDRYFASISTSSRLKVIEEQLHLLGEWQAVFLGHGILASVNVDGPTLMAMKYHQPILALIDKLPWVRFELVEHITQPQAATLARMHEFGPLWLDDFGTGMANFSALSEVRYDYIKVARDLFIMLRKSEEGRTLFTMLLQLMNRYCKGVIVEGVETIDEWRDVQASPAVAAQGYFLSRPVPFEHLENVLIRLP; the protein is encoded by the coding sequence ATGAAGTTGAAGCAGATCACTCACCGGCTTAATACGGCTGAAGCGAGTATCGAAAGTTTGCAGGAACGGCGGTTTTGGTTGCAGTGTCAGCGGAAATATACCTTTCAGCCGATCTATAAAATCGACGGAACGCTGATGGCGGTAGAGCTGCTGACGGTGGTGACGCATCCGGGCGAGGAAGGCATGCGCATTCCACCGGATCGCTATTTCGCGTCCATCTCCACCTCCAGCCGCCTGAAGGTGATTGAGGAGCAGCTGCATCTGCTGGGGGAGTGGCAGGCGGTGTTCCTCGGCCACGGTATTCTCGCCTCGGTGAACGTGGACGGCCCAACGCTGATGGCGATGAAATATCACCAGCCGATTCTGGCGCTGATCGATAAGCTGCCGTGGGTACGCTTTGAACTGGTAGAACACATCACCCAGCCGCAGGCCGCTACCCTTGCGCGGATGCATGAGTTTGGCCCGCTGTGGCTGGATGATTTCGGCACCGGCATGGCGAACTTCTCGGCCCTAAGCGAAGTGCGCTATGACTACATCAAAGTTGCCCGCGACCTGTTTATCATGCTGCGAAAAAGTGAAGAGGGCCGCACGTTGTTTACCATGCTGCTGCAGCTGATGAACCGCTACTGCAAAGGTGTGATTGTCGAGGGTGTGGAAACAATCGACGAATGGCGTGACGTACAGGCTTCGCCAGCGGTGGCCGCCCAGGGCTATTTTCTGTCACGACCCGTGCCTTTTGAACACCTTGAAAACGTTTTGATTCGCCTTCCCTGA